One Desulfonatronum thiodismutans DNA segment encodes these proteins:
- the xdhA gene encoding xanthine dehydrogenase subunit XdhA, producing the protein MSIGQPVKRLDAEAKVTGRARYTEDLLPTGILSAVYIRSTVAHGRVLAMDLSAALALPGVEAVFTHADVPKLLYAPAGHPYSLDPEHADVADRLLLTEHVRFHGDEICVVVARDELTAQRAAALVAVSYEELPVLTDPREAMVDGAPAIHPDGNIVKQTGFSVGGDVDALLAQADVVVEGEYQTPVTQHCHMEPVVAHAYMEDMDRITVVTSTQIPHICRRVVGQALGMDWSRVRIVKPYVGGGFGAKQDVLLEPMVAFLAWKLGRPVRMALNREESMITRTRHAMRIRTKAGFSRDGRLLVMDMDAVSNTGGYASHGHSVVSAGGGKLCSMYPHAAVRFQAATVYTNLPIAGAMRGYGSPQIIFACECLLEDAARALDMDPLDLRLINAGRPGDVNPRSGKPIETHGLADCLRLGRDRFHWDERRAATQATQADPEKRRGVGVACFSFNSGVYPVGVEISGVRLTLTQDGCVTLQAGATEIGQGADTVFAQMAASVLDLPLTSMRVVSTQDTDVTPFDPGAFASRQTYVVGPAVKAAALELRAKILDHAALMTGYPAPALALEDGFVVAARRPSRVFMSLNELALDAYYHKERGGQLTAERSVKTRSNAPSFGCTFVEVEVDIPLCRVRVTDMLNVHDCGVVINPITARGQAQGGMAMGIGWALYEELLVDPRTARVRNNNLLDYKMPTFLDLPDLDVAFVQTAEPSGGFGNKSLGEPPLLSPGPAIRNAIWDATGVKADFIPLTPKALFPLFRDAGLLGPR; encoded by the coding sequence ATGAGCATCGGACAACCCGTCAAGCGTCTGGACGCCGAAGCCAAGGTCACGGGCCGGGCCCGGTACACCGAAGACCTGCTCCCAACGGGCATACTCTCGGCCGTGTATATCCGAAGCACCGTAGCCCACGGCCGGGTTCTGGCCATGGACCTTTCCGCAGCCCTGGCCCTGCCCGGCGTGGAGGCCGTTTTCACCCATGCCGACGTGCCCAAGCTGCTCTATGCCCCGGCCGGGCATCCCTACTCCCTGGACCCGGAACACGCCGACGTGGCCGACCGCCTGCTGCTCACCGAGCATGTCCGCTTTCACGGCGACGAAATCTGCGTGGTGGTGGCCCGGGACGAACTCACGGCCCAACGCGCCGCGGCTCTGGTCGCGGTTTCCTACGAGGAACTCCCGGTGCTCACCGATCCACGGGAGGCCATGGTCGACGGGGCTCCGGCCATCCATCCCGACGGCAATATCGTCAAGCAAACCGGATTCAGCGTGGGCGGGGACGTGGATGCTCTCCTTGCCCAGGCCGACGTGGTGGTGGAGGGCGAGTACCAGACCCCGGTGACCCAGCACTGCCACATGGAACCCGTGGTGGCCCACGCCTATATGGAGGACATGGACCGGATCACCGTGGTTACCTCCACCCAGATCCCGCACATCTGCCGTCGGGTTGTGGGCCAGGCCCTGGGCATGGACTGGAGCCGGGTGCGGATCGTCAAGCCGTATGTGGGCGGCGGGTTCGGTGCCAAGCAGGACGTGCTCCTGGAGCCCATGGTCGCCTTCCTGGCCTGGAAGCTGGGCCGACCGGTGCGCATGGCCCTGAACCGGGAGGAAAGCATGATCACCCGCACCCGCCATGCCATGCGTATCCGGACCAAGGCGGGCTTTTCCCGGGACGGACGACTGCTGGTCATGGACATGGACGCCGTTTCCAACACCGGAGGCTACGCCTCCCACGGCCATTCCGTGGTCTCCGCGGGCGGGGGCAAACTGTGCAGCATGTATCCCCACGCCGCGGTGCGCTTCCAGGCGGCCACGGTCTACACCAATCTGCCCATTGCCGGAGCCATGCGCGGCTACGGCTCGCCCCAGATCATCTTTGCCTGCGAATGTCTGCTGGAGGATGCGGCCAGGGCCCTGGACATGGATCCCCTGGACCTGCGCCTGATCAATGCAGGCCGCCCCGGAGACGTCAATCCCCGCTCCGGCAAGCCCATCGAAACCCACGGCCTGGCCGACTGCCTGCGCCTGGGTCGGGATCGGTTCCACTGGGACGAACGCCGTGCCGCTACCCAGGCCACGCAAGCCGATCCGGAAAAACGGCGCGGCGTAGGCGTGGCCTGTTTCAGTTTTAATTCCGGAGTCTATCCGGTGGGCGTGGAAATTTCCGGGGTCCGCCTGACCCTGACCCAGGACGGCTGCGTGACGCTCCAGGCCGGGGCCACGGAAATCGGCCAAGGCGCGGACACGGTCTTCGCCCAGATGGCCGCTTCGGTCCTGGACCTGCCCCTGACTTCGATGCGCGTGGTCTCCACCCAGGACACGGACGTGACGCCCTTTGATCCCGGGGCCTTTGCCTCCCGCCAGACCTACGTGGTCGGACCGGCGGTCAAGGCCGCGGCCCTGGAACTGCGCGCAAAAATCCTGGACCATGCCGCGCTGATGACCGGATATCCGGCTCCGGCCCTGGCCCTGGAAGACGGCTTCGTGGTCGCGGCCCGCCGGCCCTCGCGGGTCTTCATGAGCCTGAACGAGCTTGCCCTGGACGCCTACTACCACAAGGAACGGGGCGGCCAGCTCACCGCGGAACGTTCGGTCAAGACCCGGTCCAACGCCCCCTCCTTCGGCTGCACCTTCGTGGAAGTGGAGGTGGACATCCCCCTGTGCCGGGTCCGGGTCACGGACATGCTCAACGTCCACGACTGCGGGGTGGTCATCAACCCGATCACGGCCAGGGGCCAGGCCCAGGGCGGCATGGCCATGGGAATAGGCTGGGCGTTATATGAAGAGCTGCTGGTGGACCCGCGCACCGCCCGGGTGCGCAACAACAACCTGCTGGACTATAAAATGCCCACCTTTCTGGACCTGCCCGATCTGGACGTGGCCTTTGTCCAAACCGCCGAGCCCTCCGGGGGCTTCGGCAACAAGTCCCTGGGCGAACCGCCCCTGCTCTCCCCCGGCCCGGCCATCCGCAACGCGATCTGGGACGCCACCGGGGTCAAGGCCGACTTCATCCCCCTCACCCCCAAGGCCCTTTTCCCGCTGTTCCGGGACGCCGGGTTGCTGGGACCGCGCTGA
- the yqeB gene encoding selenium-dependent molybdenum cofactor biosynthesis protein YqeB, whose product MPLPNTPASPTILIRGAGDLATGVALELHEAGLRHLLLLERDHPLAVRRLVAFSEAVFVGRIDMEGIAAVRIDASDQAAAAWTKGEIPVLVDPDMACLKQFQPHVLVDALLAKRNTGVHRGLAPLVIGLGPGFTAGKDVHCVVETHRGHGLGEIRTTGSAFPNTGIPGPVLGKSLERLLRAPRDGVFTACRAIGDMVQEGETVGQVEAHGAVAPVTALTSGVIRGLLRSGVAVETGLKLGDVDPRGETWRCRRVSDKARAVGRGVLQAVLVHLDGLRAGTVPGLEPRLEPDSGQIPPKSHPEPSTVPIHLGRTG is encoded by the coding sequence ATGCCCCTACCCAATACACCAGCCTCCCCAACCATCCTCATCCGCGGAGCCGGAGACCTGGCAACCGGCGTTGCCTTGGAGCTGCACGAGGCCGGTCTGCGGCATCTGCTTTTATTGGAACGGGATCACCCGTTGGCCGTGCGGAGGCTGGTGGCGTTTTCCGAGGCGGTTTTTGTGGGTCGGATTGACATGGAGGGGATTGCAGCCGTTCGGATCGACGCTTCGGACCAAGCCGCGGCAGCCTGGACCAAGGGCGAAATTCCGGTTCTTGTTGATCCGGACATGGCCTGCCTGAAGCAATTTCAGCCCCATGTCCTGGTTGACGCCCTGCTGGCCAAGCGCAATACCGGGGTGCATCGCGGCCTGGCTCCTCTGGTCATCGGTTTGGGGCCGGGCTTCACCGCCGGAAAGGACGTCCACTGCGTAGTGGAAACCCATCGCGGGCATGGCCTCGGGGAAATCCGCACCACCGGCTCGGCCTTTCCGAACACTGGCATTCCGGGTCCGGTGCTGGGCAAGTCTCTGGAGCGGCTTTTGCGCGCGCCCCGGGACGGCGTCTTTACGGCCTGCCGGGCCATCGGCGACATGGTCCAGGAGGGGGAGACCGTGGGCCAGGTGGAAGCGCACGGGGCCGTCGCCCCGGTGACGGCCCTGACCTCCGGGGTGATTCGCGGCCTGCTGCGCTCCGGCGTCGCGGTCGAAACAGGCTTGAAACTGGGCGACGTGGACCCCAGGGGCGAAACATGGCGTTGCCGCCGCGTTTCGGACAAGGCCAGGGCCGTGGGCCGGGGCGTGCTGCAAGCCGTTCTCGTTCATCTGGACGGTCTCCGGGCCGGGACTGTTCCCGGCCTTGAGCCTCGCCTTGAGCCTGATTCGGGCCAGATCCCGCCGAAGTCCCATCCTGAACCATCAACCGTACCCATCCACCTCGGGAGAACCGGATGA
- a CDS encoding nucleotidyltransferase domain-containing protein gives MDDESTQIAVKNYLKELTRLGIPVSFGVMYGSRARNDFHRWSDIDLLVVSPAYDTPYSREDINLLWRTAARTDSRIEPLPVGLNRWKTDDESTIIECARREGVQITV, from the coding sequence ATGGATGATGAATCAACTCAAATTGCCGTAAAAAACTACCTGAAAGAACTGACTCGCCTCGGCATTCCAGTCAGTTTCGGGGTAATGTACGGTTCCCGTGCCCGCAATGACTTTCATCGCTGGAGCGATATTGATCTTCTTGTCGTATCCCCGGCCTACGACACGCCATACAGCCGGGAAGACATCAATCTGCTTTGGCGAACAGCCGCACGGACGGACAGTCGGATTGAACCGCTGCCCGTTGGGTTGAACCGCTGGAAGACGGATGATGAAAGCACCATTATCGAATGCGCGCGTCGCGAAGGCGTTCAGATTACTGTGTAA
- a CDS encoding HEPN domain-containing protein, whose translation MVNIDKHISYWRKGADEDFEVATQLVDSGKIRHGLFFLHLSLEKIIKAHICLNTGDIAPKMHNLSVLAEMSGIDFLQEQLDFLAEMNPLNIEGRYPDTWGLLPSRTEAHMLVQKSGEMLLWMMNQLKLP comes from the coding sequence ATGGTGAATATCGACAAGCATATCTCATATTGGCGAAAGGGCGCTGATGAGGACTTTGAGGTTGCGACGCAACTCGTGGATTCAGGAAAAATTCGGCATGGACTTTTCTTTCTGCACCTCTCCCTCGAAAAGATCATCAAAGCCCACATCTGCCTCAACACCGGCGACATTGCACCTAAAATGCATAATCTCAGCGTATTAGCCGAAATGTCAGGCATCGATTTTCTACAAGAACAATTGGATTTTCTCGCCGAAATGAATCCACTCAATATCGAAGGTCGCTACCCAGATACCTGGGGACTGCTTCCTTCGCGCACCGAGGCGCATATGTTAGTGCAAAAATCCGGAGAAATGCTTCTATGGATGATGAATCAACTCAAATTGCCGTAA
- a CDS encoding type II toxin-antitoxin system HicA family toxin, translating into MLTSEEVLKALKRQGFLVVRQRGSHVRLRHQDGRTVTVPSHSCQDVGKGLLRKILRDAELSFDDLLK; encoded by the coding sequence ATGCTCACGTCTGAAGAGGTTCTCAAGGCGCTGAAGAGGCAAGGCTTTTTGGTTGTCCGCCAGCGTGGCAGCCATGTCCGACTGCGTCATCAGGATGGACGTACGGTAACAGTCCCTTCTCATTCCTGTCAGGATGTCGGCAAAGGCCTTTTAAGGAAAATCCTGAGAGATGCCGAGCTTTCCTTTGACGATCTGTTGAAATGA
- a CDS encoding type II toxin-antitoxin system HicB family antitoxin has product MAKDFFVVVEKDEDGFFVGEVPSLRACYAQGRTMEEMLSNIQEVIEMCIEEPYSQNEFIGVQKVSIDYEPSHAHV; this is encoded by the coding sequence ATGGCCAAGGACTTTTTCGTCGTGGTCGAGAAAGATGAGGACGGCTTTTTTGTCGGTGAAGTTCCAAGCTTACGAGCCTGTTACGCGCAGGGACGAACCATGGAAGAGATGTTGAGTAACATCCAGGAAGTCATTGAGATGTGCATTGAAGAACCCTACTCGCAAAACGAATTCATTGGAGTCCAAAAGGTGAGCATTGATTATGAACCTTCCCATGCTCACGTCTGA
- a CDS encoding amidohydrolase family protein, protein MELLLTNARWLDPDTLTLHDACLRVTPGPDGDLEILDRRPQFSDNQQELDCAGKLVTRSFALGHHHLYSTFARGMPAPPRTPTNFPEILDLVWWRLDKRLDLPMIEASALATALLCAKRGVTFVVDHHASPFAVEGSLETIAKAFDAVGLGHLLCYEMSCRDGEAVKEAGLAETEAYLASGRIGQVGLHASFTVDDDLLARAVALAEKYRTGLHLHVAEDLADQNHCLEQHGKRVVQRLADAGALTSPCTLLAHCVHLDDTERELLRRSPVFVAQASESNLNNNVGLGRYDDLGPRVILGTDGMHVDMLRALKAAFIAGQSAESLDFREAYDRLRRVHELIRRVNAPGDGPNNLVILDYDTPTPMTPDNMLGHFLFGLEAVHVHTVIAQGRIVVENRRLVSHDETEILSYAREQAQRLWERLADS, encoded by the coding sequence ATGGAGCTGCTACTGACCAATGCCCGCTGGCTGGACCCGGACACCCTGACCCTGCATGACGCCTGCCTTCGGGTCACGCCGGGACCTGACGGCGACCTGGAAATCCTGGACCGCCGCCCGCAGTTTTCTGACAACCAGCAAGAGTTGGACTGCGCCGGGAAGCTGGTAACCCGCTCCTTTGCCCTGGGCCACCATCACCTGTACTCCACCTTTGCCCGGGGCATGCCCGCCCCGCCCCGCACGCCCACCAATTTCCCCGAGATTCTTGATCTGGTCTGGTGGCGGCTGGACAAGCGGCTGGATTTGCCCATGATCGAGGCCAGCGCCCTGGCCACGGCCCTGCTCTGCGCCAAGCGCGGGGTGACCTTTGTCGTGGATCACCACGCCTCCCCCTTTGCCGTGGAGGGCAGCCTGGAGACCATTGCCAAGGCCTTTGACGCCGTGGGGCTGGGGCATCTGCTGTGCTATGAAATGTCCTGCCGCGACGGCGAGGCGGTCAAGGAGGCCGGGCTGGCCGAGACCGAAGCCTACCTTGCATCGGGCCGGATCGGTCAGGTCGGGCTGCATGCCTCCTTTACCGTGGACGACGATCTGCTCGCCCGGGCCGTGGCCCTGGCCGAGAAATACCGGACCGGGCTGCACCTGCACGTGGCCGAGGATCTGGCGGACCAGAACCACTGTCTGGAGCAACACGGAAAACGGGTGGTCCAACGCCTGGCCGACGCCGGAGCCCTGACCTCGCCGTGCACTTTGCTGGCCCACTGCGTGCACCTGGACGACACTGAGCGGGAACTGCTGCGCCGCTCCCCGGTCTTCGTGGCCCAGGCCAGTGAATCCAATCTGAACAACAACGTCGGCCTGGGCCGCTACGACGACCTCGGCCCCCGGGTGATCCTGGGCACGGACGGAATGCACGTGGACATGCTCCGGGCCCTCAAGGCCGCCTTCATCGCCGGACAGAGCGCCGAAAGCCTGGACTTCCGCGAAGCCTACGACCGCCTGCGCCGCGTCCACGAATTGATCCGCCGCGTCAACGCGCCGGGCGACGGCCCCAACAATCTGGTCATCCTGGACTACGACACGCCCACCCCCATGACCCCGGACAACATGCTCGGCCATTTCCTCTTCGGCCTGGAAGCCGTCCACGTGCATACGGTCATCGCCCAAGGCCGAATCGTGGTCGAAAACCGCCGTCTGGTCAGCCATGACGAGACGGAAATCCTGAGCTATGCCCGGGAACAGGCCCAAAGGTTGTGGGAACGATTGGCGGACAGTTGA
- the xdh gene encoding selenium-dependent xanthine dehydrogenase, with translation MDFILNNTPATYDGDPERSLLTWLREDQGLTAAKDGCSGQAACGACLVEVDGRAAFACATPMRKVAGKHVLTLEGFPEDLRRVLGRTFAEKGAVQCGFCTPGFLTRTKLLLEQNAEPTVAEVVKAVRPHLCRCTGYVKIVDAILEAARVLRGDASPRLDADPPVLGASPVRYGAFERAVGSQLFTDDLRFPGMLHGALHFSAHPRARIVAIDTSRALAAPGVVRVLTSTDVPGERSVGMIVPDLPMYVAPGETTRTVADVLACVVAGTREQARAAAALIHVEYEALEPLTDMEQAEQSPIRVHEAGNLLAVKTVRRGGDVDEALRGSAFVVTETFHTAPIEHGFLEPECAVALPDPDTGGIHFHTQGQGIYHDRDDVARVLGLPKDKVRATMVDCGGAFGGKEDLTVQHHAALAALLLKAPVKVKLSRPESLRMHPKRHPMRLAYAAGCDSQGRLTALKARILGDTGAYASVGAAVMARAATHASGAYHVPVVDIESRAVFTNNIPNGAMRGFGVNQAVFAMEAMVERLCRAGGFDPWHFRYDNALDQGRMVATGQVLGPGIGLRACLEALREPWERVKKSGRAGLSCGIKNCGIGNGLVEECVALVEIHEGGRLVLHHGWSEMGQGIHTVAAQFLAEILGIDDLSKIAVDSDTRHGAVAGATTASRGTFQLGRAVLDAAEKIKADMATEGGLEALAGRTYEGRYLCTDTAPGGEPGTFRSHVAYSFAAHLVLLDAHGKVQEVVAAHDAGTVVNRRMLEGQIEGGVLMGMGAALSERLRLEGGHLASDKFRDVGLLRADVMPKITVVAVDNADPEGPRGAKGVGEIGSIPTAPAIAAAFYRYDGLPRRTLPLEPLGEPVGESAQDSEGDTAWSCY, from the coding sequence ATGGACTTCATCCTGAACAACACCCCCGCGACCTACGACGGCGACCCGGAACGCTCCCTGCTCACCTGGCTGCGGGAGGACCAGGGGTTGACCGCGGCCAAGGACGGCTGCTCCGGTCAGGCGGCCTGCGGGGCCTGCCTGGTGGAGGTGGACGGGCGGGCTGCCTTTGCCTGCGCCACGCCCATGCGCAAGGTGGCGGGCAAGCACGTCCTGACCCTGGAGGGTTTTCCGGAAGACCTGCGCCGCGTCCTGGGCCGGACCTTTGCGGAAAAGGGCGCGGTGCAGTGCGGCTTCTGCACGCCGGGTTTTCTGACCCGGACCAAGCTTTTGCTGGAGCAAAACGCCGAACCCACCGTCGCAGAGGTGGTCAAGGCCGTGCGGCCGCATCTGTGCCGGTGCACCGGGTACGTGAAGATCGTGGACGCCATTTTGGAGGCAGCTCGCGTCCTTCGTGGCGATGCGTCCCCGCGTTTGGATGCCGACCCGCCGGTGCTCGGTGCCAGTCCCGTCCGCTACGGGGCCTTTGAGCGGGCCGTGGGCAGTCAGTTGTTTACCGACGACCTCCGCTTTCCGGGCATGCTCCACGGCGCGCTGCATTTCAGCGCCCATCCCCGGGCCCGGATCGTGGCCATCGACACCAGCAGAGCCCTGGCCGCGCCGGGCGTGGTCCGCGTGCTCACTTCGACGGATGTGCCCGGAGAGCGCAGCGTGGGCATGATCGTCCCGGACTTGCCCATGTACGTGGCCCCGGGCGAAACCACCCGCACCGTGGCCGACGTGCTGGCCTGCGTGGTGGCCGGGACCAGGGAGCAGGCCCGGGCCGCGGCCGCGTTGATTCATGTGGAGTATGAAGCCCTGGAGCCGTTGACCGACATGGAGCAGGCTGAACAGAGTCCGATCCGGGTTCACGAGGCCGGGAACCTGCTGGCCGTGAAGACCGTGCGCCGGGGCGGGGACGTGGACGAGGCCTTGCGCGGCTCCGCCTTCGTGGTCACGGAGACCTTCCACACCGCGCCCATTGAACACGGCTTCCTGGAACCCGAATGCGCCGTGGCCCTGCCGGACCCGGACACCGGCGGAATCCACTTCCACACCCAGGGCCAGGGCATCTATCACGACCGGGACGACGTGGCCCGGGTTCTGGGCCTGCCCAAGGACAAAGTCCGAGCGACCATGGTGGATTGCGGCGGGGCTTTTGGCGGCAAGGAAGATCTGACCGTGCAGCACCATGCGGCCCTGGCCGCGCTGCTGCTTAAGGCTCCGGTGAAGGTCAAGCTTTCCCGGCCCGAGTCCCTGCGCATGCACCCCAAGCGCCACCCCATGCGCCTGGCCTATGCCGCGGGCTGCGATTCCCAGGGCCGACTTACGGCTCTCAAGGCGCGCATCCTGGGGGATACAGGGGCCTACGCCTCGGTGGGCGCGGCGGTCATGGCCCGGGCCGCCACTCATGCCAGCGGGGCCTACCACGTCCCGGTGGTGGACATCGAATCCCGGGCCGTGTTCACCAACAACATTCCCAACGGGGCCATGCGGGGCTTCGGCGTGAACCAGGCCGTCTTCGCCATGGAGGCCATGGTCGAACGGCTGTGCAGGGCCGGCGGATTCGATCCCTGGCATTTTCGATACGACAACGCCCTGGACCAAGGCCGGATGGTGGCCACGGGCCAGGTGTTGGGACCGGGCATCGGCCTGCGGGCCTGTCTGGAAGCCCTGCGCGAGCCCTGGGAGCGGGTCAAAAAATCCGGACGGGCCGGACTGTCTTGCGGAATCAAGAACTGCGGCATCGGCAACGGCTTGGTTGAAGAATGCGTGGCCCTGGTGGAAATCCACGAGGGCGGTAGGCTGGTCCTGCACCACGGCTGGTCTGAAATGGGTCAAGGCATCCACACCGTGGCCGCCCAGTTCCTGGCTGAGATTCTGGGCATCGACGATCTGTCGAAAATCGCGGTGGACTCGGACACCCGCCACGGAGCCGTGGCCGGAGCGACCACGGCCAGCCGGGGCACCTTCCAGCTTGGCCGGGCCGTGTTGGACGCCGCGGAAAAGATCAAGGCCGACATGGCCACGGAGGGCGGACTGGAGGCCTTGGCCGGGCGGACCTACGAAGGCCGCTACCTTTGCACGGACACCGCCCCGGGCGGCGAGCCGGGCACGTTTCGCAGCCACGTGGCCTACAGCTTCGCGGCCCATCTGGTGCTCCTGGACGCCCACGGCAAAGTCCAGGAAGTAGTGGCGGCCCACGACGCCGGAACCGTAGTCAACCGCCGGATGCTGGAAGGCCAGATCGAAGGCGGGGTGCTCATGGGCATGGGCGCGGCCCTTTCGGAACGGCTCCGCCTGGAGGGGGGGCATCTGGCCTCGGACAAATTCCGGGACGTGGGGCTGCTGCGCGCCGACGTCATGCCCAAGATCACGGTCGTCGCCGTGGACAACGCGGACCCGGAAGGCCCCCGCGGGGCCAAGGGCGTTGGCGAGATCGGCTCCATTCCCACGGCCCCGGCCATTGCCGCGGCCTTTTACCGCTACGACGGCCTGCCCCGCCGAACCCTGCCTCTGGAGCCCCTGGGAGAACCAGTCGGCGAAAGCGCACAGGATAGCGAAGGAGACACCGCATGGAGCTGCTACTGA
- a CDS encoding type II toxin-antitoxin system HicA family toxin codes for MTSFSTPTGKQLVKALCLLGFELIRIKGSHHFLRHPDGRCTVVPVHRSETIGRGLLAQILRDCKITRSELDTVN; via the coding sequence ATGACTTCTTTTTCAACGCCAACTGGAAAGCAACTCGTCAAGGCACTTTGCCTCCTTGGCTTCGAGTTGATTCGCATCAAAGGAAGCCACCACTTCCTTCGCCACCCAGACGGGCGTTGCACGGTGGTTCCCGTCCACCGAAGCGAAACCATCGGACGTGGACTTCTTGCTCAAATCCTCCGGGACTGTAAAATCACCCGTAGTGAATTGGATACGGTGAATTGA
- a CDS encoding DUF2442 domain-containing protein: MTDISPVGLRLMYAGKEYLLSYDDFPWFLEAPVQKVFRVIEERSGHLRWPELDIDLPLDSIKRPKAFPMVYEPPIAYGQYDNNANSELNLGLKQASKGTEARRGGLAMVKEFNVVIELDEDGYYVASVPALRGCHTQAKSLDTLMKRIKEAIELCLEVEEPVSSQFIGVQRISIPA; encoded by the coding sequence GTGACCGACATCTCCCCGGTCGGCCTCAGGCTCATGTACGCCGGAAAGGAATACTTGCTGAGCTATGACGACTTCCCCTGGTTCCTGGAAGCTCCAGTTCAGAAGGTGTTCCGCGTCATTGAAGAGAGATCGGGGCATTTGAGGTGGCCTGAACTCGATATCGACTTGCCCCTGGACTCGATCAAACGCCCCAAAGCATTCCCGATGGTTTACGAACCACCTATAGCCTACGGACAATACGACAACAATGCCAATTCCGAACTCAACCTCGGCCTGAAACAAGCAAGCAAGGGCACTGAGGCTCGACGAGGAGGACTTGCAATGGTTAAAGAGTTCAATGTGGTGATTGAGTTGGACGAAGACGGTTATTATGTCGCCTCGGTGCCAGCCCTCCGCGGATGCCATACCCAAGCTAAATCGCTGGACACACTGATGAAGCGAATCAAGGAAGCTATCGAGCTGTGTCTGGAAGTTGAAGAACCTGTTTCCAGTCAGTTTATAGGTGTTCAACGTATCTCAATACCTGCATGA
- a CDS encoding pyridoxal-phosphate dependent enzyme, with product MSAAIDLTINEAGLDRAVERARERGVIIPTFAQMRDPQTIPAAMREKLSRLGLWDLDPANLFRITWRNEPTASGGGFGGVNHLVLPPALTGAPCRIVVLTGKWFPTGAHKVGAAFGCLAPRLVTGQFDPSTQKAVWPSTGNYCRGGAYDSALLGCSSIAILPEGMSRERFEWLTTVAGEIIKTPGSESNVKEIFDKCHELRASGDDVVIFNQFDEFGNYLWHHEITGPALEEVMTGLTDKPSRIRGLILATGSGGTLAAGDYLKARFPALKIAACEAGQCPTLLFNGFGEHRIEGIGDKHVPWVHNVKNTDMILAIDDEAPMQLIRLANEEAGREYLTSRGVAPALVEQLDLIGISGWSNIISAAKFAKWFELGPDDLVATVATDSMEMYGSRLEELAAERGPFSPTDAAVAFERHLLGQGLDNLLELNHWDRKRVHNLKYFTWVEQQGKTFEEIQAQWYDEDYWTSIPRQLPEIDRLIEAFNERVGLLAGLGEN from the coding sequence ATGTCCGCGGCCATCGATCTGACCATCAACGAAGCCGGGCTGGACCGGGCCGTGGAACGGGCCCGGGAGCGCGGCGTCATCATTCCCACCTTTGCCCAGATGCGCGACCCGCAAACCATCCCCGCGGCCATGCGCGAGAAGCTGTCCCGCCTCGGCCTCTGGGACCTGGACCCGGCCAACCTGTTCCGGATCACCTGGCGCAACGAGCCCACGGCCTCGGGCGGCGGATTCGGCGGAGTCAACCATCTGGTTCTGCCCCCGGCGCTGACCGGTGCGCCCTGCCGGATCGTGGTCCTCACCGGCAAATGGTTCCCCACGGGCGCGCACAAGGTCGGCGCGGCCTTTGGCTGCCTCGCGCCCCGGCTGGTCACCGGCCAGTTCGATCCCAGCACCCAGAAGGCGGTCTGGCCCTCCACGGGCAACTACTGCCGGGGCGGGGCCTATGATTCGGCCCTGCTGGGCTGCTCCTCCATCGCCATCCTGCCCGAGGGCATGAGCCGGGAGCGCTTCGAATGGCTGACCACGGTGGCCGGGGAGATCATCAAGACGCCCGGATCGGAATCCAACGTCAAGGAAATATTCGACAAGTGCCATGAGCTGCGCGCTTCCGGCGACGACGTGGTCATCTTCAACCAGTTCGACGAGTTCGGAAACTACCTCTGGCACCACGAGATTACCGGCCCGGCCCTGGAAGAGGTCATGACCGGGCTGACGGACAAGCCCTCCCGGATTCGCGGCCTGATCCTGGCCACCGGCTCGGGCGGCACCCTGGCCGCCGGGGACTACCTCAAGGCCCGCTTTCCGGCCCTGAAAATCGCGGCCTGCGAGGCCGGCCAGTGCCCCACCCTGCTCTTCAACGGCTTTGGCGAGCACCGCATCGAGGGCATCGGCGACAAGCACGTGCCCTGGGTGCACAACGTCAAGAACACGGACATGATCCTGGCCATCGACGACGAGGCCCCCATGCAGCTCATCCGCCTGGCCAACGAGGAAGCCGGACGCGAGTACCTGACCTCACGGGGCGTGGCCCCGGCCCTGGTGGAACAGCTGGACCTGATCGGCATCTCCGGCTGGTCGAACATCATTTCCGCGGCCAAGTTCGCCAAATGGTTCGAGCTGGGGCCGGACGACCTGGTGGCCACAGTGGCCACGGACTCCATGGAAATGTATGGTAGCCGCCTGGAAGAACTGGCCGCCGAGCGCGGGCCCTTCAGCCCCACGGACGCCGCCGTGGCCTTCGAACGCCACCTCCTGGGCCAGGGCCTGGACAACCTCCTGGAACTGAACCACTGGGACCGCAAGCGCGTCCACAACCTGAAATACTTCACCTGGGTCGAGCAACAGGGCAAGACCTTTGAGGAAATCCAGGCCCAATGGTACGACGAGGACTACTGGACCAGCATCCCCCGCCAACTGCCGGAGATCGACCGGCTGATCGAGGCGTTCAATGAACGGGTGGGGTTGTTGGCGGGACTTGGAGAGAATTGA